A window from Moritella yayanosii encodes these proteins:
- the fadD gene encoding long-chain-fatty-acid--CoA ligase FadD, producing MEKVWLKRYPENVPAEIDFGSFRSLNDIFDQTVQKYADKPAYVNMGCSLTYGELEDKSRAFAAYLQNELKLSKGDRVALMMPNLLQYPIALFGALRAGMVIVNVNPLYTPRELKHQLGDSGAKVIVIISNFASVLEKVIKDTAVEHVILTQLGDLFSPVKGAITNLVVKYVKKMVPKFSLPNSIPFNRVLRKGRSLPFTKVETGFDDIAFLQYTGGTTGVSKGAILTHKNMLANVLQAEGAYGSIINPGTETVITALPLYHIFALTVNGLLFFLSGGKNVLITNPRDLPALIKEIDDHKPTAITGVNTLFNALVNDETFAKIDFSGLKLSVGGGMAVQRSVAEKWKKITGNHLLEGYGLTECSPLVTVNPYDLYEYNGSIGLPVASTEVRIIDDEGGVLTKPGAVGEMQVRGPQVMQGYWQRPQDTADVITADGWLNTGDIARMDEIGFFYIVDRKKDMILVSGFNVFPNEIEDVLTLNDNILEAAAIGVPHESSGETVKIFVVKKGEISKDEIIAHCREHLTAYKIPRIIEFRDELPKSNVGKILRRELRD from the coding sequence GTGGAAAAGGTTTGGTTAAAGAGATACCCGGAAAATGTTCCCGCAGAAATTGACTTTGGTTCATTTCGTTCTTTAAACGATATATTCGATCAAACAGTTCAAAAATATGCAGATAAACCTGCATATGTAAATATGGGTTGTTCATTGACCTATGGTGAACTCGAAGATAAATCTCGTGCTTTCGCTGCTTACCTTCAAAACGAGCTTAAATTAAGTAAAGGCGACCGTGTCGCGTTAATGATGCCAAACTTACTGCAATATCCAATCGCGTTGTTTGGTGCATTACGTGCAGGCATGGTTATTGTTAATGTCAATCCTTTATATACACCGCGTGAGTTGAAGCATCAACTAGGTGACTCAGGCGCAAAAGTCATTGTGATCATTTCAAACTTCGCTAGTGTGTTAGAAAAAGTAATTAAAGATACAGCTGTTGAGCATGTGATCTTAACGCAATTAGGCGACCTTTTTTCTCCTGTAAAAGGCGCTATCACGAACTTAGTTGTTAAGTATGTGAAGAAAATGGTACCTAAGTTTAGCTTACCAAATTCGATTCCATTCAACCGTGTATTGAGAAAAGGTCGTTCATTACCGTTTACCAAAGTTGAAACTGGCTTTGATGATATTGCGTTCCTTCAGTATACAGGAGGTACGACGGGTGTATCAAAAGGTGCAATATTAACGCACAAAAATATGCTTGCTAACGTATTACAGGCAGAAGGTGCATACGGTAGTATTATTAACCCTGGTACTGAAACCGTTATAACGGCATTACCGCTGTACCATATATTTGCATTAACAGTGAATGGCTTATTGTTCTTCTTGAGCGGTGGTAAAAATGTTCTTATTACCAACCCTCGCGACCTCCCAGCGTTAATCAAAGAAATTGACGACCATAAACCAACTGCAATTACAGGTGTGAACACCTTGTTTAATGCGCTTGTAAATGATGAAACATTCGCAAAGATTGATTTTTCTGGATTGAAATTATCAGTTGGCGGCGGTATGGCTGTTCAACGTTCAGTCGCTGAAAAATGGAAGAAGATCACAGGCAATCACTTACTTGAAGGTTATGGTTTAACGGAATGTTCACCGCTTGTAACGGTAAACCCTTACGACTTATATGAATATAATGGTTCTATTGGTCTACCTGTGGCATCAACAGAAGTTCGTATTATTGATGACGAAGGTGGTGTATTAACAAAACCAGGTGCAGTAGGCGAAATGCAAGTGCGTGGTCCTCAGGTTATGCAAGGCTATTGGCAGCGCCCACAAGATACAGCAGACGTGATTACGGCTGATGGCTGGCTAAACACGGGTGATATCGCTCGTATGGATGAAATTGGTTTTTTCTACATCGTGGACCGTAAAAAAGATATGATCCTTGTTTCTGGCTTTAACGTATTCCCTAACGAAATCGAAGACGTACTAACATTAAACGACAACATTCTTGAAGCTGCGGCTATTGGTGTGCCTCACGAATCATCAGGCGAGACAGTTAAGATATTTGTTGTTAAAAAAGGTGAGATTTCGAAAGATGAAATCATTGCTCATTGTCGAGAACATCTTACTGCTTATAAGATCCCACGTATTATCGAATTCCGCGATGAATTACCAAAGAGTAATGTGGGTAAAATCTTACGTCGTGAATTGCGTGATTAA
- the minE gene encoding cell division topological specificity factor MinE — protein MALLDYFRSSKPDASSANLAKDRLQIIIAHERSLRDNTPDYLPQLKHDILEVIKKYVAITSDQVHVKLDQKDNLSVLELNVTLSEK, from the coding sequence ATGGCGTTACTTGATTATTTTCGTTCGTCTAAACCAGATGCAAGTTCAGCAAATCTAGCGAAGGATCGGTTACAGATTATCATTGCGCATGAACGTAGTTTACGTGACAATACTCCAGATTATTTGCCACAATTGAAACACGATATACTTGAAGTGATTAAAAAATATGTTGCAATCACCTCTGACCAAGTTCATGTTAAACTTGACCAAAAAGACAATCTTTCTGTGTTAGAATTGAACGTGACTCTTTCTGAAAAATAA
- the tsaB gene encoding tRNA (adenosine(37)-N6)-threonylcarbamoyltransferase complex dimerization subunit type 1 TsaB yields the protein MSNILALDTSTENCSAALSINGEVLVREFVSPREHTKRILPMVDSLLSEAGIKLTDLDALAFGRGPGSFTGVRIGTGIAQGLAFGADLPMLPVSTLAIMAQGAHRLHNATDVLPAIDARMGEIYFAQYQLNDAGIMTLVGNEMVITAAELVANYNQPEREFYTLGTGWETYAEQLAGLNVSQLTACEGIQFPISHDMIAIATADFANGKAVAVEDAMPVYVRDTVTWKKLPGRE from the coding sequence ATGAGTAATATTTTAGCACTAGACACATCAACCGAAAATTGTTCTGCCGCACTGAGTATTAACGGTGAGGTATTAGTAAGAGAGTTTGTAAGTCCACGTGAACACACTAAGCGGATCTTACCAATGGTTGATAGCTTATTGTCTGAAGCGGGCATTAAGTTGACAGATTTAGATGCACTTGCATTTGGTCGCGGACCGGGCAGTTTTACCGGTGTTCGTATTGGCACTGGTATTGCGCAAGGGCTCGCTTTTGGTGCTGATTTACCTATGTTACCAGTGTCTACATTGGCGATAATGGCGCAAGGTGCACATCGACTACATAATGCAACCGATGTATTACCGGCTATTGACGCGCGTATGGGCGAAATATACTTTGCTCAATACCAGCTTAATGATGCCGGTATAATGACGTTAGTTGGCAATGAAATGGTCATTACCGCGGCTGAATTAGTGGCTAATTACAATCAACCAGAACGCGAGTTTTATACGCTTGGAACAGGTTGGGAAACGTACGCAGAACAACTTGCTGGATTAAATGTATCGCAACTCACTGCATGTGAAGGTATTCAGTTTCCAATATCACACGATATGATCGCGATTGCGACCGCTGATTTTGCAAACGGTAAAGCCGTTGCAGTCGAAGATGCAATGCCTGTTTATGTTCGAGATACTGTTACTTGGAAGAAGCTACCAGGTAGAGAATAA
- a CDS encoding phosphoribosylaminoimidazolesuccinocarboxamide synthase, translating to MSLADKVLAVNNDLPIRTDKPVHSGKVRSVYWLTEADSRRLIEEKGYDVAADAPLAIMVISDRISAFECIWHGEDGMRGVPGKGAALNAISNHWFKSFRENGLADSHILDIPHPFIWIVQKARPVMIEAICRQYITGSMWRAYSKGERNFCGIQLPEGLTKDQKLPELLITPSTKGILEGIPGVPAVDDVNISRKNISDNFEAFNFKSIDDIAYYEKLLKEGFNVISDALADVDQVFVDTKFEFGYVTDSKGQDKLIYMDEVGTPDSSRIWDAAAFRDGKVVENSKEGFRQLLLNYFPEPDILLNKNRMEERLALAKHNVLPTSVLMSVSETYLNIAEKITGEKIILSDNPKAEIIEILRNDYNLID from the coding sequence ATGAGTCTTGCTGATAAAGTATTAGCTGTAAACAATGATTTACCGATCCGTACAGATAAACCGGTTCACAGCGGTAAAGTACGTTCTGTTTACTGGTTAACTGAAGCTGACAGTCGCCGTCTAATCGAAGAAAAAGGTTACGATGTAGCGGCTGATGCACCACTTGCAATTATGGTTATTAGTGACCGTATTTCTGCGTTTGAATGTATTTGGCATGGTGAAGATGGCATGCGCGGTGTACCTGGGAAAGGTGCTGCGCTAAACGCAATTTCAAACCATTGGTTTAAGTCTTTCCGTGAAAATGGTTTAGCTGATAGCCATATTCTTGATATCCCTCACCCATTCATTTGGATCGTTCAAAAAGCCAGACCAGTAATGATTGAAGCAATTTGCCGTCAATACATCACAGGTTCTATGTGGCGTGCTTATAGCAAAGGTGAGCGTAACTTCTGTGGTATCCAACTACCAGAAGGTTTAACTAAAGACCAAAAGCTACCAGAATTACTCATTACACCGTCGACTAAAGGTATTTTAGAAGGCATTCCAGGTGTACCCGCTGTCGATGATGTTAACATTTCTCGTAAAAATATTTCAGATAACTTCGAAGCGTTTAACTTCAAATCGATTGATGATATTGCTTACTACGAAAAGTTACTAAAAGAAGGCTTTAACGTGATCAGTGATGCATTAGCGGATGTTGACCAGGTATTTGTCGATACTAAATTCGAATTTGGCTATGTCACAGACAGTAAAGGTCAAGACAAGCTTATCTATATGGATGAGGTGGGTACACCTGACTCATCACGTATTTGGGATGCAGCAGCTTTCCGCGATGGTAAAGTGGTTGAAAACTCAAAAGAAGGTTTCCGTCAGTTATTGCTTAACTACTTCCCTGAACCCGATATTTTACTCAATAAAAACAGAATGGAAGAACGTTTAGCGCTTGCCAAACATAATGTATTACCAACATCTGTTTTGATGTCTGTTTCTGAAACTTACTTAAATATTGCAGAGAAGATCACTGGCGAAAAAATTATTTTATCTGATAATCCGAAAGCTGAAATCATCGAGATCTTACGTAACGATTATAATCTTATCGACTAA
- a CDS encoding ATP-dependent DNA helicase produces MIEQYFLSGGALAKVIDGYTARQPQIDMAKAINSVITSKGNLIVEAETGTGKTFAYLIPALINDKTTIISTGSKNLQEQLFNRDLPFIIAALNSKAKTALLKGRSNYLCTERLTRLGRETQYQNQAILSDYVKVKGWSNITISGDMSSVPGLKDDAEILPLVTSTNDNCLGRDCPDYDDCFLVKARRKALDADIVVVNHHLYFADLNVKDSGFGRLLPDADVIVFDEAHQIPDIASAYFGKSITSKQIQALCKDVQYLGRTDLKDSIQVTKAANGLANATEDLRLSFSMESGRGNWRHLFTQQAVMKTIIRFQDQLDFIYEVLKLNLGRTELVDQCFERVVEIKATFQQIMAVNNTGESYWYECTKRNFTLNITPLNIAERFSAEQAKSKSAWIFTSATLAVDNCFSHYRQQMGLADAKELILASPFDYQKQAILCVPRNIPEPNDPNIARILVEKLAPIIIANKGRCFFLCTSHYMIRQVASLLQQQLTMPIFVQGQDNKQVLLDQFIEHGNALLIGTYSFWEGIDVRGQTLSCVIIDKLPFASPDDPLLQARIEDCQRKGEDPFSALQIPKAVINLKQGVGRLIRDVKDTGCVIICDTRIVSRGYGATFINSLPDMPRTRDINTVLSFIKKTNN; encoded by the coding sequence GTGATAGAGCAATATTTTTTATCGGGTGGCGCTTTAGCCAAGGTCATCGATGGCTATACCGCTCGTCAACCACAAATAGATATGGCAAAAGCCATTAATTCAGTGATCACAAGCAAGGGAAATTTAATTGTTGAAGCTGAAACCGGGACAGGTAAAACGTTTGCTTATCTAATACCAGCATTGATTAATGATAAAACAACAATTATTAGTACGGGCAGTAAAAATCTTCAAGAGCAATTATTCAATCGCGATTTACCCTTCATTATTGCTGCATTAAACAGCAAAGCCAAAACTGCGTTGCTTAAAGGCCGAAGTAACTACCTGTGTACCGAACGCTTAACGCGGTTAGGACGAGAAACTCAATATCAAAACCAAGCGATATTAAGTGACTATGTCAAAGTAAAGGGTTGGTCCAATATCACCATTAGTGGTGACATGAGTTCAGTTCCAGGACTTAAAGACGACGCTGAGATCTTACCCTTAGTTACCTCCACGAACGATAATTGTTTAGGACGAGATTGTCCTGATTATGACGATTGTTTTTTAGTCAAAGCTCGCCGTAAGGCTCTTGACGCGGATATAGTGGTTGTTAACCACCATTTATATTTTGCTGATTTGAATGTTAAAGATTCAGGGTTTGGTCGATTATTACCAGACGCCGATGTGATTGTTTTTGATGAAGCTCACCAAATACCCGACATTGCTTCAGCGTATTTTGGTAAAAGTATCACCAGTAAACAGATCCAAGCGCTATGTAAAGATGTGCAGTATCTGGGGCGAACGGACCTTAAGGACTCAATACAAGTAACCAAAGCGGCGAATGGTTTAGCAAATGCGACGGAAGATTTAAGATTGAGTTTTTCGATGGAATCTGGCCGCGGAAATTGGCGGCATTTATTCACTCAACAAGCGGTAATGAAAACGATCATACGTTTTCAAGATCAACTCGATTTCATCTATGAAGTGCTCAAGCTTAATCTAGGCAGAACCGAACTTGTTGATCAATGTTTCGAGCGCGTTGTGGAAATTAAAGCAACATTTCAACAAATAATGGCGGTTAATAATACTGGTGAGAGCTATTGGTATGAATGCACTAAACGAAACTTTACTTTAAATATAACGCCACTTAATATTGCCGAACGCTTCAGCGCTGAACAAGCCAAAAGTAAATCAGCCTGGATCTTTACTTCTGCGACATTAGCTGTCGATAATTGTTTCTCACATTATCGCCAGCAAATGGGATTAGCAGATGCCAAAGAGTTAATTCTAGCAAGTCCATTTGATTATCAAAAGCAGGCAATATTGTGTGTGCCGCGTAATATACCTGAACCCAATGATCCCAATATTGCGCGCATACTAGTTGAAAAATTAGCGCCCATTATTATCGCTAATAAAGGTCGTTGTTTTTTCCTATGTACAAGTCATTACATGATAAGACAAGTAGCTAGTTTATTACAACAACAGCTGACTATGCCTATTTTTGTGCAAGGGCAAGATAATAAACAAGTGTTACTCGACCAATTTATTGAGCACGGTAATGCATTACTTATTGGCACATACTCGTTCTGGGAAGGCATCGATGTACGCGGACAAACCTTAAGCTGTGTTATTATTGATAAATTGCCTTTTGCATCACCCGATGATCCTCTTTTACAAGCGCGTATCGAAGATTGCCAGCGCAAAGGTGAAGACCCTTTTTCTGCTTTGCAAATACCAAAAGCAGTCATTAATTTAAAGCAAGGGGTAGGGCGTTTAATCCGTGATGTCAAAGATACCGGATGTGTTATTATTTGTGATACGCGTATCGTATCTCGTGGGTATGGCGCTACGTTTATCAATAGCTTACCTGACATGCCACGAACCAGAGATATAAATACCGTGTTATCTTTTATTAAGAAAACTAACAATTAG
- the hypB gene encoding hydrogenase nickel incorporation protein HypB translates to MDNFKIIEIKEGIFANNNKHADSLRLDLKQKGNLLINLMSSPGSGKTTTLVATINKLKNEMNIGVMEADIDSDVDAQTIAKTGVKVIQLHTGGMCHLDAEMTMQGLQGLDAEGLDLTILENVGNLVCPAEFDTGAAKNVMILSVPEGDDKPLKYPLMFSICDVLLINKMDAMDFFDFDLEAVIERVKKLNPNIKVFPISAKTGEGIEDWTNWLRTEVKHWKK, encoded by the coding sequence ATGGATAACTTTAAGATTATAGAAATAAAAGAAGGCATATTTGCCAACAATAACAAACACGCAGATTCGTTACGACTCGATTTAAAACAAAAAGGTAATTTACTAATAAACTTAATGTCATCGCCGGGTTCAGGTAAGACGACAACCCTAGTTGCTACGATTAACAAACTTAAAAATGAAATGAATATTGGTGTTATGGAAGCTGATATTGATTCCGATGTTGACGCCCAAACTATTGCCAAAACCGGTGTCAAAGTGATCCAGTTACACACTGGTGGAATGTGCCATCTCGATGCAGAGATGACGATGCAAGGGCTACAAGGGCTTGATGCAGAAGGGCTTGATTTAACGATTCTAGAAAATGTCGGTAATTTAGTTTGTCCGGCCGAATTTGATACTGGCGCGGCCAAAAATGTAATGATTCTGAGTGTTCCCGAAGGTGACGACAAACCGCTTAAATACCCATTAATGTTCTCTATCTGTGATGTACTCCTAATTAATAAAATGGATGCAATGGACTTCTTTGATTTTGACTTAGAAGCCGTTATAGAGCGTGTCAAAAAATTAAATCCAAACATTAAAGTATTTCCAATTTCAGCTAAAACTGGCGAAGGTATTGAAGATTGGACTAACTGGCTTCGTACAGAAGTTAAACATTGGAAAAAATAA
- a CDS encoding alpha/beta fold hydrolase, translated as MNDFNMEVNGNIIAGLQYGDSSKPVLLAVHGWLDNAASFIPLAEALKDSLDDGSLPYQLIAIDLPGHGLSTHKVGHYNFIDWVDDLYQIIKSQRWGPVTIIGHSMGGMICSILAATFPELVTRVVLIEGLGAISAEAEQTVNQLRKGIESRAIYNKNSNQSTSRKNNALTLEKIVKARCFVSDLNEEHAKLICNRNLTINENGVSFCSDPKLKVRSLVRLTEPQVINILSSISTVCLIIIGDKGYPLINQSLNLALFCKANFNILKLSGGHHVHMDNAAETASVIVKFVNN; from the coding sequence ATGAATGATTTTAACATGGAGGTTAACGGCAATATTATTGCTGGTTTACAATATGGAGACAGCTCTAAACCCGTGTTGCTTGCTGTACACGGTTGGTTAGATAATGCGGCCAGTTTTATCCCGCTCGCAGAAGCGTTAAAAGACAGTTTGGACGATGGTTCTCTACCCTATCAATTAATTGCGATTGATTTACCTGGTCATGGACTTTCTACCCATAAAGTCGGGCATTATAACTTTATTGACTGGGTCGATGATTTATACCAGATTATTAAATCTCAACGTTGGGGTCCTGTTACTATTATAGGGCATTCAATGGGAGGAATGATCTGTTCTATTCTTGCCGCTACTTTTCCAGAGTTAGTAACACGTGTTGTATTAATTGAAGGCTTGGGTGCTATTTCAGCAGAAGCAGAGCAAACAGTGAACCAATTACGTAAAGGCATAGAAAGTCGGGCTATTTACAATAAAAACAGCAACCAAAGTACGAGTCGTAAAAATAATGCTTTAACGTTGGAAAAGATTGTGAAAGCCCGCTGTTTCGTTTCAGATTTAAATGAAGAACATGCAAAATTGATTTGTAACAGAAATTTAACCATTAATGAAAATGGCGTTAGTTTTTGTTCTGACCCTAAGTTGAAAGTTCGTTCATTAGTGCGTTTGACAGAACCTCAAGTAATTAATATTTTATCTTCTATATCAACGGTATGCTTGATTATAATTGGCGATAAAGGATATCCCTTAATTAATCAGAGCTTAAATTTAGCACTCTTTTGTAAAGCCAATTTTAATATTCTAAAACTCTCAGGTGGGCATCATGTTCACATGGATAATGCTGCTGAAACCGCAAGCGTTATCGTTAAATTTGTTAATAATTAA
- the rnd gene encoding ribonuclease D: MEYILVEDQMTLQKMIAQCSNVEVLAIDTEFIRQRTYYPILGLFQLYTGTETYLVDPIAVEDLSSLWRLLDRQPVVLHACSEDLDVFMTVANKIPDFFHDTQIAAAFCGLGSSLGFGGLVAEFQKITLDKGESRSNWLARPLTEKQLSYAAADVYHLLPCWNELQAKLNELGYYDYYLQELDNLRRRKMQNKNPKTVYKQFKNASFLSPRQLATLQALGEWRENNAVNRDMAVNFVVKEAHILEIAKQQPKSLRDLNKLGLLPIEIKRHGKQIIEMVKQVELLSDDQLPQPLTRISDYPGYKKIVQSIRNKIAIVAEAKNIPAELIGSKKIINELLNWCWKLTTEEREVGDKPIMLCNWRAELIGNTIFESLMANK, translated from the coding sequence GTGGAATATATTTTAGTTGAAGATCAAATGACATTGCAGAAGATGATAGCGCAATGTTCGAACGTTGAAGTGTTAGCAATCGACACTGAATTTATCAGACAGCGTACTTATTACCCCATTCTTGGATTGTTTCAGCTATATACGGGCACCGAAACTTATTTAGTCGATCCTATTGCCGTCGAAGACCTCAGTTCTTTATGGCGACTTCTTGATCGCCAACCTGTCGTACTTCACGCTTGTTCTGAAGATCTCGATGTATTCATGACTGTGGCAAATAAAATCCCAGATTTTTTCCATGATACCCAAATCGCTGCAGCATTTTGTGGCCTTGGTTCTTCTCTTGGTTTTGGCGGTTTAGTTGCTGAATTCCAAAAAATCACTTTGGATAAAGGTGAATCACGTTCTAATTGGTTAGCGCGTCCGTTAACAGAGAAGCAATTAAGTTATGCCGCAGCTGATGTTTATCATTTATTACCTTGCTGGAATGAATTACAAGCTAAACTTAACGAGTTAGGGTATTACGATTATTACTTACAAGAATTAGATAATTTACGCCGTCGTAAAATGCAAAATAAAAATCCTAAAACGGTGTATAAGCAATTCAAAAACGCATCTTTCTTGTCTCCTCGTCAACTTGCTACTTTACAAGCGTTAGGTGAATGGCGTGAAAATAATGCGGTAAATCGTGATATGGCAGTAAACTTTGTTGTCAAAGAAGCACACATTCTCGAAATCGCAAAGCAGCAGCCAAAATCATTACGAGATTTAAATAAGCTTGGATTATTACCAATAGAAATAAAACGCCATGGTAAACAAATAATTGAAATGGTAAAACAAGTTGAGTTACTCTCTGATGATCAGTTACCGCAACCATTGACACGTATTTCTGACTACCCTGGTTATAAAAAGATTGTCCAATCGATACGAAATAAAATTGCGATTGTCGCTGAAGCTAAAAATATTCCAGCCGAATTAATTGGCTCAAAGAAAATTATTAATGAGCTATTAAATTGGTGTTGGAAATTAACAACTGAAGAGCGCGAAGTAGGGGATAAACCTATTATGTTATGTAATTGGCGTGCAGAACTTATTGGCAACACTATCTTTGAAAGTTTAATGGCCAATAAATGA
- the minD gene encoding septum site-determining protein MinD, with protein MAEIIVVTSGKGGVGKTTTSAAIATGLALQGKRTVVIDFDIGLRNLDLIMGCERRVVYDFVNVINGEANLSQALIKDKHVDNLNILPASQTRDKDALTKEGVGKVLEQLAENHDYIICDSPAGIEAGAMMALYFADTAIITTNPEVSSVRDSDRIIGMLQSRSRRAELALEPIKEHLLITRYVPERVERGDMLSVENITEILAIPLAGVIPESSAVLKASNCGRPVILDTESDAGQAYTDTVARILGEERKFRFLEVEKKGFLSKIFGG; from the coding sequence ATGGCTGAAATTATTGTTGTCACCTCGGGTAAAGGTGGTGTAGGTAAAACAACTACCAGCGCTGCAATTGCTACTGGGCTAGCACTACAAGGGAAAAGAACTGTTGTTATCGATTTTGATATCGGTCTACGTAATCTAGACTTAATCATGGGTTGTGAACGCCGCGTGGTTTATGACTTCGTTAATGTGATCAATGGTGAAGCAAACCTATCTCAAGCATTAATCAAAGATAAGCATGTAGATAACCTTAATATCCTACCCGCGTCACAAACACGTGACAAAGATGCACTGACAAAAGAAGGTGTGGGTAAGGTTTTAGAGCAACTTGCAGAAAATCACGACTATATTATCTGTGATTCACCTGCAGGTATCGAAGCAGGTGCGATGATGGCGTTATACTTCGCTGATACTGCAATTATCACAACAAATCCTGAAGTATCGTCAGTGCGTGATTCAGACCGTATCATCGGCATGCTGCAAAGCCGTTCACGTCGTGCTGAACTCGCGCTTGAACCGATTAAAGAGCACCTGCTCATTACACGCTATGTTCCTGAGCGTGTAGAACGTGGTGATATGCTGAGTGTTGAGAATATTACTGAAATTTTGGCGATACCACTTGCAGGGGTCATCCCGGAATCAAGTGCCGTACTTAAAGCGTCAAACTGTGGTCGACCTGTGATCCTAGATACTGAAAGTGATGCTGGACAAGCATATACTGATACAGTTGCTCGGATTCTTGGTGAAGAGCGCAAATTTCGCTTTCTTGAAGTAGAAAAAAAAGGCTTTTTAAGCAAAATTTTTGGAGGTTAA